The following are encoded in a window of Leptospira selangorensis genomic DNA:
- the trpB gene encoding tryptophan synthase subunit beta, with amino-acid sequence MAKERSFTEKEGYFGDFGGRYSPEILTEALIELEDTYNKLRKDKKFQKDLEFYRRNYIGRPSPLTYAEKLTKAWGGAKIWLKREDLNHTGAHKINNTIGQALIAKAMGKRRIIAETGAGQHGVATATVGALFEFETAIFMGEEDLRRQKLNAIRMQMLGAKVIGVSSGTATLKDATSEAMRDWALNVSNTHYIVGSVIGPHPFPTIVRDFQKVVGDESKKQFKKENDKLPDAVVACVGGGSNAMGMYYAFLNDKKVKLYGVEAGGRGSSPGEHSATMLFGKTGFLHGTKTLVIQDDGGQVVPAHSVSAGLDYPGVGPEHAHLHSSGRVKYETVSDQGALDAFMEVCRIEGIIPALETAHAFRFAKDLAKELGKKKDILICLSGRGDKDVAEVARLVGLSQGDLI; translated from the coding sequence ATGGCTAAAGAACGCAGCTTCACTGAAAAAGAAGGATACTTCGGAGATTTTGGAGGAAGATATTCCCCTGAGATCTTGACCGAAGCATTGATCGAGTTGGAAGATACTTACAATAAACTCCGTAAGGATAAAAAATTCCAAAAGGATCTGGAGTTTTATAGAAGGAATTATATCGGAAGACCTTCTCCTCTGACGTACGCAGAGAAACTGACCAAGGCCTGGGGTGGAGCTAAGATCTGGCTAAAACGTGAGGACCTGAATCATACAGGCGCTCATAAGATCAATAATACGATCGGTCAGGCGCTTATTGCAAAAGCAATGGGCAAACGTAGGATTATTGCGGAAACAGGAGCAGGCCAACATGGTGTGGCGACTGCAACCGTTGGTGCATTATTCGAATTTGAAACTGCTATCTTTATGGGAGAAGAAGATCTCCGCCGCCAAAAATTGAATGCGATCCGTATGCAGATGCTTGGTGCAAAAGTAATTGGGGTTTCTTCAGGAACTGCGACTTTAAAAGATGCAACTTCCGAAGCAATGAGAGATTGGGCATTAAATGTTTCTAATACTCATTATATAGTAGGTTCAGTAATCGGGCCTCATCCTTTTCCTACAATCGTCCGCGATTTTCAAAAAGTCGTGGGTGACGAATCCAAGAAGCAGTTCAAAAAAGAGAACGATAAACTTCCCGATGCTGTCGTTGCCTGTGTAGGTGGCGGTTCCAATGCAATGGGAATGTATTATGCATTTCTAAATGATAAAAAAGTAAAACTGTATGGAGTGGAAGCAGGGGGAAGGGGATCTTCTCCAGGAGAACATTCTGCCACAATGCTTTTTGGTAAAACTGGATTTTTACACGGAACCAAAACTTTGGTGATCCAAGACGATGGCGGCCAAGTAGTTCCTGCTCATTCCGTTTCTGCGGGATTGGATTATCCAGGTGTAGGACCTGAACATGCACATTTACATTCTTCCGGTAGAGTAAAATACGAAACAGTTTCCGACCAGGGAGCCTTGGATGCATTCATGGAAGTTTGTAGGATAGAAGGTATCATACCTGCATTAGAAACTGCTCATGCGTTCCGATTCGCTAAGGATCTTGCAAAAGAACTTGGGAAGAAAAAAGATATTTTGATCTGTTTATCCGGAAGAGGGGACAAAGACGTAGCAGAAGTAGCAAGACTAGTCGGTCTTTCACAAGGAGATTTGATTTGA
- the trpA gene encoding tryptophan synthase subunit alpha, with the protein MSAIKSVFSDSKSAFIPYISLGDPNYDLCVDWADALIRGGADILELGIPFSDPVADGPVIQKAFKRALANPFSMDTILETTEKIHSLHPHIPLVYLTYFNPIFHYGFEKFAEKAKIAGIQGMIIPDLPYDTPETDELFKSLKRRGVDLIHLVTPATPLNRMKGIRDFASGFIYYVTSYGVTGERKSISADLEDRIKTTKEVFSLPVSAGFGISAPDQAKEISQYADGIIIGSAVQRIIEENGSNPSLCRKKLEEYAQSISGSLRGKNL; encoded by the coding sequence TTGAGCGCAATTAAGAGCGTTTTTTCGGATTCAAAAAGCGCATTCATTCCTTATATTTCTTTAGGAGATCCGAACTACGATCTATGCGTAGATTGGGCGGATGCTCTTATCAGAGGTGGCGCTGATATTTTAGAACTTGGAATCCCGTTTTCAGATCCGGTTGCAGACGGGCCAGTGATCCAAAAGGCATTCAAACGTGCTCTTGCAAATCCATTCTCTATGGATACAATTTTGGAAACGACGGAGAAGATACATTCTTTACATCCTCATATTCCTCTAGTGTATCTAACGTATTTTAATCCGATTTTTCATTACGGTTTTGAAAAGTTTGCGGAGAAGGCGAAAATCGCAGGTATCCAAGGTATGATCATACCTGATCTTCCTTATGATACCCCTGAGACAGACGAATTATTCAAGTCCTTAAAAAGAAGGGGAGTGGACCTGATCCATTTGGTAACTCCTGCTACACCTTTAAACCGAATGAAAGGAATTAGGGACTTTGCTTCCGGATTTATCTATTACGTAACTTCTTACGGAGTAACGGGAGAAAGAAAATCCATCTCTGCGGATTTAGAGGACAGAATCAAAACTACTAAGGAAGTTTTTTCCCTTCCTGTAAGTGCAGGATTCGGGATCTCGGCCCCAGACCAGGCAAAAGAAATTTCCCAATATGCTGACGGGATTATCATAGGTTCCGCAGTGCAAAGGATCATAGAAGAGAATGGTTCTAATCCTAGTCTTTGTAGAAAGAAATTGGAAGAATACGCACAATCGATTTCCGGTTCTTTGAGAGGAAAAAACCTCTAA
- a CDS encoding adenylate/guanylate cyclase domain-containing protein: MSESKPAQKFTVVDIIFGVTTTLGILAHFYYAFFSEAEYSLQLLLLGALFLFSSSYFFYKTITKVAKNPQLVGSLWLAIIVSLVWFDLYVAFTPVSELEENSISWRFNVLRNQTDARVEKESDKGDLEQIQLKPPEKARRDINIIGITTKTLDQLGGVWPLPWKYYAKIIEKFSSSNNHLMFDVFFLDYKPGQTEEMAKALSGNQRVMFDYPMETSLESKSTIINLEKRTEILRKFKLENVKDEQTGLSWLKFPQAPIEPIAEKSSGLGFANIKKDESGLNRKMPIVAKILGSGAGRADEYYPSIDLIIACNYYGVDVKKDVEVVMGEYVKIKNIPSKNISYFDRKSLKMVTEDIMAKPNDTREIIIPIDEYGQMEINFPGGLYSYNTTEFFEVSEGWDNETATQVNNNIFLVAMFYATGRGAAKDTHLSPFGDMSGIEHHAHAINTILNQDFLWDMPLAGNFLIFFSMAFIVGLILPRMKTSWGFLFIIGIALVYSIVTLYDFSEFNIVHVFPSVIIEQFFIFVGIIVYKILTEEENVKYIRTTFSKFVSKDVVDELLKNPENLNLGGSKKDITIFFSDIRGFTTMSEKMGPEELVQFLNQYLSEMTEIIIEFKGTIDKYMGDAIMAFWGAPVPLEDHAYYACAASLAQMRRLAVLKEEWKARDLPVMDIGIGLNSGPAVVGNMGSSHRMDYTCMGDTINLGSRLEGSNKEYATNIIISEYTYEKVKDRIIARELDLVKVKGKTKPVRIYELIDLVNEEDLKLLRKPLHSVEQSR; the protein is encoded by the coding sequence ATGAGCGAGTCCAAACCAGCCCAGAAATTTACCGTTGTGGATATTATTTTCGGGGTCACTACAACCCTCGGAATTCTGGCACATTTTTATTACGCGTTTTTTTCCGAAGCGGAGTATTCGCTTCAACTTCTATTATTAGGTGCGCTTTTTCTATTTTCTTCCTCTTACTTCTTCTATAAAACAATCACCAAGGTTGCCAAAAATCCACAGTTAGTGGGGAGTCTTTGGTTAGCGATCATTGTATCCTTGGTTTGGTTCGATCTATACGTTGCATTCACTCCCGTTTCCGAGCTGGAAGAAAATTCCATCTCTTGGAGATTTAACGTTCTTCGCAACCAAACAGACGCAAGAGTAGAAAAGGAATCTGACAAAGGTGATTTGGAACAGATCCAATTGAAACCCCCTGAAAAAGCAAGAAGGGACATCAATATCATCGGGATTACCACCAAAACTTTGGATCAACTAGGTGGTGTATGGCCTCTTCCTTGGAAATATTACGCAAAGATAATAGAAAAATTCTCTTCTTCTAATAACCATCTAATGTTCGACGTTTTCTTCCTGGACTATAAGCCGGGACAGACGGAAGAAATGGCTAAAGCTCTTTCCGGAAACCAAAGGGTAATGTTCGACTATCCTATGGAAACCAGTTTGGAATCCAAGAGCACGATCATCAATTTAGAGAAAAGAACTGAAATCCTTCGCAAGTTCAAATTGGAAAATGTCAAAGACGAACAAACGGGACTTTCCTGGTTGAAATTCCCGCAGGCTCCTATCGAACCAATTGCAGAAAAATCCTCCGGTTTAGGATTTGCGAATATTAAAAAAGACGAATCAGGTCTGAATCGTAAAATGCCTATCGTAGCAAAGATCTTAGGCTCAGGTGCAGGTAGAGCGGATGAATATTATCCTTCTATCGACTTAATCATCGCTTGTAACTATTACGGAGTGGATGTCAAAAAAGATGTAGAAGTGGTCATGGGCGAATATGTGAAGATAAAAAATATTCCCTCAAAGAATATCAGCTATTTTGACCGTAAGTCCTTAAAAATGGTCACAGAAGATATCATGGCAAAACCGAATGATACTCGTGAGATCATTATCCCGATAGATGAGTATGGCCAGATGGAGATCAACTTCCCGGGTGGATTATATTCTTATAATACTACCGAGTTCTTCGAAGTATCCGAAGGCTGGGACAACGAAACTGCTACTCAAGTGAATAATAATATCTTCCTCGTCGCAATGTTCTACGCTACAGGAAGAGGAGCCGCAAAAGATACCCACTTATCTCCGTTCGGAGACATGTCCGGGATCGAGCACCACGCACACGCAATCAATACGATCTTGAACCAGGATTTTCTTTGGGATATGCCGCTCGCAGGAAACTTCCTGATCTTCTTCTCCATGGCCTTTATCGTAGGATTGATCCTGCCTAGAATGAAGACCTCTTGGGGATTTTTATTCATTATAGGAATCGCTCTAGTATACAGTATTGTCACATTATACGATTTCTCGGAATTCAATATAGTTCACGTATTCCCTTCCGTGATCATAGAGCAGTTTTTCATATTTGTGGGGATCATAGTCTATAAGATCTTAACGGAAGAAGAGAACGTAAAATATATCCGCACAACATTCTCCAAATTCGTTTCTAAAGACGTTGTGGACGAACTTCTCAAGAATCCGGAAAATCTAAACTTGGGTGGATCCAAGAAGGACATCACCATCTTTTTCTCGGATATTCGCGGATTTACCACAATGTCCGAAAAAATGGGCCCGGAAGAACTGGTACAGTTTTTGAATCAGTACCTTTCCGAAATGACCGAGATCATTATCGAGTTCAAGGGAACGATTGATAAATACATGGGGGATGCGATCATGGCTTTCTGGGGGGCTCCGGTTCCTCTAGAAGACCATGCTTACTATGCCTGCGCGGCGTCTCTCGCTCAGATGAGAAGACTCGCAGTTCTGAAGGAAGAATGGAAAGCAAGAGATCTTCCTGTGATGGACATTGGTATTGGATTAAATTCCGGACCGGCTGTCGTGGGGAATATGGGAAGTTCTCACCGGATGGACTATACTTGTATGGGAGATACCATTAACTTGGGATCTCGTCTGGAAGGATCCAACAAGGAATATGCCACAAATATTATTATTTCGGAATATACATACGAAAAGGTCAAGGACCGCATAATTGCCAGAGAACTGGATCTAGTCAAGGTAAAGGGTAAAACCAAGCCTGTCCGGATCTATGAACTGATCGACTTAGTGAACGAAGAAGACCTAAAACTTCTGAGGAAACCTTTGCATTCAGTAGAGCA